A single window of Kitasatospora sp. HUAS MG31 DNA harbors:
- a CDS encoding alpha/beta hydrolase encodes MSSLPPAWRLRAKTAVVAAALAVSVAASLPTPAAHAEGSTPPVLSDGFGLTQVAGATEVHSPTDFTFTVTTRQLSGQHRIRVFLPRGYGDDPGKRWPVAYFLHGGGGTVDDAAAAPALRSDSMITVVPDGGLKGWYADWVMQNTSVGAANWETFHLTQVVPFIDANLRTIADRGHRAVVGLSMGGSGALHYAQARPDLFGHVASLSGGIDFGMAEIRGAVLATELNLTGAWCAASTSTPSGTGRCTGYGPTVDSDAVFGSPYPVFNADRVWNAVNPAATANLSKLAGTEITLYTGDHDIIDRYTAIAAHRVKTRLDRLGLPARLVDYGDGSTLAPTCNGGHNYGCWAPALADYVSRLETSFANAG; translated from the coding sequence ATGTCATCCCTGCCACCCGCGTGGCGCCTGCGCGCCAAGACCGCCGTCGTGGCCGCGGCCCTGGCCGTGTCCGTGGCCGCGTCGCTCCCGACGCCGGCCGCACACGCCGAGGGCTCCACCCCTCCCGTGCTGTCCGACGGGTTCGGACTGACCCAGGTCGCCGGCGCGACCGAGGTGCACTCCCCCACCGACTTCACGTTCACCGTGACCACCCGGCAGCTGTCCGGCCAGCACAGGATCCGCGTCTTCCTCCCCCGCGGCTACGGGGACGACCCCGGGAAGCGGTGGCCGGTGGCGTACTTCCTGCACGGCGGGGGCGGCACCGTGGACGACGCCGCGGCCGCCCCGGCACTCCGCTCGGACTCGATGATCACCGTGGTGCCGGACGGCGGCCTGAAGGGCTGGTACGCCGACTGGGTCATGCAGAACACCTCCGTGGGCGCGGCGAACTGGGAGACCTTCCACCTCACCCAGGTGGTCCCCTTCATCGACGCCAACCTGCGCACCATCGCGGACCGGGGCCACCGGGCCGTCGTCGGCCTGTCGATGGGCGGCTCCGGCGCGCTGCACTACGCCCAGGCCCGTCCCGACCTGTTCGGTCACGTCGCCTCCCTGTCCGGCGGCATCGACTTCGGCATGGCGGAGATCCGCGGCGCGGTCCTGGCCACGGAACTCAACCTCACGGGCGCGTGGTGTGCGGCCAGCACCTCCACCCCGTCCGGCACCGGCCGGTGCACCGGCTACGGGCCGACCGTCGACAGCGACGCGGTCTTCGGATCCCCGTACCCGGTGTTCAACGCGGACCGCGTCTGGAACGCTGTCAACCCGGCCGCCACGGCCAACCTTTCCAAGCTCGCCGGAACCGAGATCACCCTCTACACCGGTGACCACGACATCATCGACCGCTACACCGCGATAGCCGCCCACCGGGTCAAGACCCGCCTGGACCGGCTCGGACTCCCGGCCCGCCTCGTCGACTACGGCGACGGTTCGACGCTGGCCCCCACCTGCAACGGCGGCCACAACTACGGCTGCTGGGCGCCCGCGCTCGCCGACTACGTCAGCCGGCTCGAGACCTCCTTCGCCAACGCGGGCTGA